TTAGGGTCGACTGAAGGGGATTTTCTTCACCACTTTTACTGTCAAATGTCGGCACCTTAACTCTCCGTTTAACCACACATCTGTGTCTTCACTACGAAGTACCTTCATAGCCGCCCGACATTCTTTGAGCGTTCGTCGCTTTGGCAGAAGCACAATCAGATGATTTTCTACCAATACCGGCTTGTCACCCTTTATGATTGTCGCCCTTGCTCGCTTCTTGTCACTTGGGCTTGATGTTCGCTTTACAACGACGAATGGTGGCGAAAATGCCTTATCGGCATAGTGCTCTTTTCGCGACACTGTAACCTCGCACCATGTAGGCGCCCCGGCAACGTCCAAGTATGGCCGACTCTTCTTCTGCAGTTTCGGTCGATGAGGTACAACGGTTCCGACACGCACCTCGAAATCATCGCCTAATACACTCTCCAGCGAAGCCGGCAAGCCACTAGCGGCACTGTTGCTCTTACCACAGTAAGTCGCTACCAGCAGAGCAACGTCAATGTCCGCCTCTCCGCTGAAGCGGCCTTCCGCTGAAAAGTGGTGAATCGTACAGACTTCGTTAATTAGCGATCGTAACTTCTCGAAACGAGTTCCACTTCTGATAACTTCTGGAACAATTGCTGCAATTGTCGTCCCGACTTTTGCGTTCCTCAGTGCTTTCTCAAGAAAGAGGGCCGCCGCCGTCACCTTCCCTGACGTAAGAGACGACCAAGATGGCGCTTGCATCATGTGGAATGGCGGATTCATTATTATGCAATCGTCTTCTGAGATGTCCCACTCGGAAGCTAGACCATCCGCCTGGTTAAAATGAATTCCTTCGAATCGAGGGCGGTCGCTTTTCGTCTTCGCGCCATGTCGAGTTCTCGCGATCGAGACCAATCTTTCCCAAACGACCTCGTGAAACGTCGATTCAGTATCTGTCCCGAAGAAAACTTGTTTCCAAGATTGAATGGTCGCTTGAAGCGAGGCCTCAAGAGGTCGGACTGCGGCGATTGCTACAAGGAGATCGCCAATACCACAGGCGGGATCGAAGTAGCGCCGGTAGTCGTCGCGGGGCAGCATCGTACGAAGGCGCTCGCTCCAGAATTTGCCCGAAAAGTAAATTCCGTGTTTGCGCCGATGGTCTCTGGTTAGACCTCTTTCCAAAAGTCGTCCAACACCGTCCGCCAGCCACTCGCTCGACGATTCCTTGCTAGTGGCCACGGCATCGTCCTGCCCGCATGTCAATTTTGCCGTGTCGACGGAGAAAGCGGGGGCGGCCTCTCGGCACAGGGTCGAACCGGCACTCTTCATTCAGGTCTTTGCCTTTAAAGCGAAGTGCTATTCTGCAGTACATGTCAGCGGCGTCAACTTGCGTGGACTCCGAAACCGCATTTGATTGCGCCGCGCTAGGGTCTAGTAGCGCTGGCGAAGCTCCCGGTACACCGGGTCGGTGTCCGGGCGCTGGCCGTGCCAGCGTTCAAACGCGTCGGCGGCCTGTTCCACCAGCATGCCCAGGCCGTCGCGGAACCAGTCGGGGCGCACGCCGGCGGCGACGGCCCAACCCTTGAAGCCCGCAGCGGCGGCGCCGTAGCAGAGGTCGTACGCCGTGGAATGCTCCTGGACAATGGACATCGGCAGGTCGAAATCGCCGCCCGTCACACCGATGGAGGTGGCATTGACCACCAGGTCGAAGCACTCGCCAGCCAGGCCATCCCAGTAACGGGTGTGGCAGCGGGCCGGCTCGCCGATCGCATCGGCGATCTCGTCGGCGCGCTCCGGTGTGCGGTTCACGATGGTCAGCGTCTGCACGCCAGCATCCATGAGGGCCCATGCCACGGCCTTGGCCGCGCCGCCCGCACCCAGCAACAGGGCATCGTGGCCGCGCAGGTCGAAGCCATGGCGCTCGGTGATATCACGCACGAAGCCACCCCCATCGGTGTTGTGCGCGGCGATGCGCCCATCCGGCAGGCGGGTGAGGGTGTTGGCCACGCCCGTGCGCACAGCGGCTTCACTACGCTCATCGGCCAGCGCAAAGGCGGCGTGCTTGTGCGGCAGGGTCACATTGGCGCCGACGCCACCCTGGGCGAAGAACTGGCGCACGGCGGCGTCGAAATCGGCCGGCGCGGCGTCGATCGTCGTGTATTCGAGGCGAATGCCCAGCTGCTTCGCGAACGCGCCATGGATCTCCGGCGACAACGAATGGGCGATGGGATGACCGAATACGGCGAAACGTGGCGCTTCAGCGCTCATGGAGTCTCCTGGCTCGACGCCGGACCCTGTGCCCGGTGCGCTGATTCTACCAAGGCCTAGAGGTATCCCGGCTTGCCGTCGTCTTCCGGGCGCTGCGGCACTTTGCGCATCTGGTGCACCGGGTAGCCCTGCTCGCGCGCCAGCTCGAGCAGCCGGCGGTAGACGGCATCGTCGATGACGGGATCCTTGGCCAGTACCCACAACAGCTTGCGCGAGGGCAGGCCGACCATGCTGACCCGGTAATCATCGGAAAGGGCCAGGATCGAGTAATCGGAGCGGAACGGCCACAGCAATTGCACCTTCCAGCGGCTGGCGTCCCTGGGGTCGGGCAGCCACGCCGTACCGTGCCAGCGTTTCGCGGGCTGGTCGAAACCCTTGCGGTAATGGAACCAGTTATCGATGGTGCCGTCGGGGCGCAGCCGGTATTCATCGGCCGTGGCCACCTTGCCCCGCTCGAACATGTTGGGGATGGTGCCGATCACGTACCAGGTGCCCATGTAGCGGGGCAGGTCCACGTGGTCCACGGTTTTCAGCGGCGCATCGGCCGCGCAGCCCGTGGCGGCGACACCGGCCATGAGAAGCAAGATGGCGGGAAAGCGGCTCATGGGGGCAGGCTGCGACGAAGCGCATCAACGTACGGTCAACGGTCGCGGTCTTTGAGACGGGGGCGGGTGAGGATCGGCCCATGCCCCCTTCAAGGAGTACGCCATGCACGACATGCTGACCCCGCGCCGCACCATCGCCCTGATCGCCCTGGCCTGGCTGGCCGGTGGCATGCTGTTGTTGCTGCTTACGCCGCTGTCCGGGCGGAGCGAGGCATTGGGCTGGACGCCGACGTTCTGGTTGCTGCTGGCACCCATGAGCGTGCTGGTGGCGTTGAAGCCGCGGTTGCCGTTGGCGTTGATCGCCAGCTTGTTGCGCCGCTGAGACCCCGATCGCGCGTGTAGGAGCCCACCCTGTGGGCGACGCCGTTCGCGATCGAACTGCGAGTTCTGTGGCGCTATCGCGAAAGATGTCGCACACAGGGTGCGCTCCTACGATCGATCCACGCCGTCAGGGCTGGATGCCTAACCGCTTCAGCTCCAGGCGCCGCAGGAACTCCTGCATGATTCGCAGGTAGAGGTCCTCGCCCAGATAAGCGTCTTCCACACCCGCGTCAATCGAAGGGTTGTCGTTGACCTCGATCACCACCGGCCGTTCATTCACCTGCTTCAGATCCACGCCGTACAGCCCATCACCGATGGTCTGCGTGGCTTTCAGCGCCAGCTTCACCACATCCGACGGCGCCTCGCGCACGGGCACGGTGCGGAAGCCACCGGATTTCGCGGTGCCCTTCGCGCCATGGTTATAGATCTGCCAATGCCCGCGCGACATGAAGTACTGGCAGGCATACAGTGGCTCGTGGTTCAGCACGCCGATGCGCCAGTCGAATTCCGTGTAAAGATATTCCTGCGCAATAAGCAGGGCGCTGTGCGAAAACAGCTCACTTGCCGCTTTCTCCAGCGCCTCGGCCGATTCCACTTTCACCACGCCGCGCGAGAACGACCCGTCGGGAATCTTCAGCACGATCGGCAAACCCAGGCGCTCGGGTAATTCGCGCAGGCGGCGGATATCGTCGCGGTAAAGGATCTCGGTCTTCGGCGTCGCGAGCTTGCGCGACACCATCAGATCGTTGAGGAAGATCTTATTCGTGCAGCGCAGAATGGAGGTCGGGTCATCCATCACCACCATGCCTTCGCGCTCGGCACGGTGGGCGAAGCGGTAGGTGTGATTATCGCTCGCCGTCGTCTCGCGAATGAACAGGCCATCGTATTCGGCAAGCCGCTGGTAGTCGTTCTTGCCGATCGGATCCACGTCGATGCCGAGATGTTTCCCCGCTTCGATGAAATGCTTGAGCGCCTTCTTGTTTGACGGCGGCATGGACTCGTTGGGGTCCACCAGCATCGCGATGTCATAACGGTACTGTTTGCGCGCACGTGGGCGACGCCAGATCTTCCGCGAGAATTTCTCCAGCGCCGCAGCGAAGGCGTCTTCCTGCGCATCGTCCAGCGTATGCAGGCCCACCGGCTTCACGGACGAGATCTGCCAGAAACGTTCCCGCTCGAATTCGATGCGCATGAGCGGGCACGGGAAGTGATCGAAGATCTGCCTCGCAAGATCCTGCAGATCGGGGAACGCGGTTTCACCGAAGTACACGAGCACGCCGAAATCGGTGGTGTCACGGCCGCCGGCGGGCAGGAAGTTCTCCAGCTTTTCGTTCAGGTCATCGATCTGCAGGCCATAAAGCGAACGGCGGCGCAGGTCGTTCACCGTGCGAACCGAGGGAATGACCTTATGCCCACGGGCTTCGGCAAGCAGCGACACGTAATAACCCGTACCGAGGTATTTGTAGCTGCGGCAGAGGTTGATGACGTGGGTGCGCTCGTCATCCCCGCCAACGGGTTCGCGGAGGTAATCCATGGCGCTGACGACATCGGCGGACGGGTAATACGAGCCCCAGTCCGAGGCCTTTTCCACGACGATGACGAGCCGGCTCATGTGACCTCGATTCCACGGCGGATGCCTTCTACCGACCCCGCCCGGGGCCGGATGTTCGCCGGTGGCGCAGTGTGTTCCGCGCCGTGGCCGCATACAAGGTGATGCACAGGCACTTTCGAGGCGGATTTAGGAAAAAGTCATTGATCCGTCGCCGCCACGGGTCTACAGTGCCGCGCTTGCCCCGCCCCCCACCCTCGCGCCGGAGTCTCCAAAGCGCATGCGTCCACCCCCGGTAACCGCCGCGGTACGCGTCCGTCGCGCCGAGGTCAGTGACCTCGACGACCTGGTCGCCCTCGAAGAGGCGACCTTCGACACCGACCGCCTGAGTCGCGCCCAGTACCGCAAGCATCTCGACAGTGAAACCGCGCAGGTGCTCGTGGCCAGTGCGAACCATCGCCGCTTCCTTGGCACCGCCGTGGTGTTCTATCGCAAGGGAACCACCGTGGCCCGCCTGTATTCCATTGCCACGAAGCCGCAGGCACGCGGCAAGGGCGTGGGTTCGGCACTGATCGAGGCCGCCGAGGATGCCGCGCGTGCCCGAGGCTGCCGGGCATTGCGCCTGGAGGTCAGGAAAGACAACCAGGTAGCCATTCGCCTGTACGAGCGCATGGGCTACCACCGCATCGGCGAGTATGCGAAGTACTACGGCGATGGCGCGGATGCGCTGCGCCTGGAAAAGTCGCTTTGACGAGCCTCGGGGCTATACTGGCCGCCGTTTCCGGGAAGACGCCCATGCGCCGACTGATCCTGCCCCTTGTCCTCGCTTGCGCCGCCGCGGCCAGCCTTGAAGGCTGCGGCCAGAAGGGCGACCTGTTCATGCCGCCGCCGCCCGCGCCCGGTACCACGGCCAAACCGGCGGCCGCCGCCCCGCAGGGCCACACGGGCCAGACGCTGCAGGACGCCACCAGCCCCCACGTCGAGCCAGCCCGCGCATCGACCGTGGATTCGCCGGCGCCGGTCAGCACCTCGCTGTCGCCGTACGATCCGATCATCCACCAGTAACGCCGCCATGCCGTCGCGCTTCACCAAGATGCATGGGATCGGCAACGACTTCGTGATCGTGGATTGGCGCGAGGACGCCGGGCGCGTACCCAACGCCGCCCGGATCAAGGCGATGGCCGATCGGCATACCGGCATCGGTTTCGACCAGCTGATCAGCATCGAGCCACCTCGCGATCCTTCCTGCGAGTTCTACTACGGCATCTGGAACTCGGACGGCTCGCCTTCAGGGCAGTGCGGTAACGGCGTGCGCTGCGTGGCCGCCTGGCTCTATCGCGATGGTGTCATCGAACGCGATGTGCCGGTGCGTCTTGAAAGCCCATCGGGCCCCGTCGTGGTGCGCGTGCTGGATGAAAGCACCGTTACCGTGGATATGGGCGAGCCTGACTTCACCCCGGCACATATCCCGCTCGACCACGCGCCCCATGCCACCTACACGCTGCACGTGGATGGCGAGGAAGTGAGCTTTGGCGCCGTCTCCATGGGCAACCCGCATGGCGTCGTCTTCGTCGATGACCTGGCCGATCCGCGCATTGAACGCCTGGGGCCGCTGCTCACGAACCACCCGATCTTCCCGCAGGGGGCCAATATCGGCTTTGTCCAGCGCACCACCGCCGATCAACTGAAGCTGCGCGTGCATGAGCGCGGCAGTGGCTGGACTCGCGCCTGTGGCACGGGGGCCTGCGCCGCCGCGGCGGTATCACAGGCGCTTGGCCTGGCCGCACCGGTCGTGGCCGTGGCACTGCCCGGCGGCGAACTCACCATCGAATGGCACGGCCCGGGGCATACCCTGTGGATGACCGGCCCGGCCGCATTCGTTTTTGAAGGCGAGGTGTGACGCGGGCACCCGAACGCGGCACACTCAACGCCAGAGCATCACCAGGAAAACCGCGCCATGACCGATACCGCGATCGACGGCGACATCAAGCCAGCCACCGTGGCGTCGTACCTGCGGCGGCACCCCGGGTTCCTCACCGATTACCCCGACCTGGCCAGCGAGCTCACGCTCCCCGGCGCGAACGGAGCGGCGGCGTCACTTTCCGTCCACCAGCTTCGGGTCCTTCGCGACAAGAACGCCCAGTTGGAAACCCGCCTGCGTGAGCTGTCCACCATTGCGGGGGAGAACGAGGCGCTGATGCGCCGCGTGCATGGCCTGATGCTGGCGTTGCTTGGCGCCACGGACATTGAGGAGACCGTGCGTAACGTCGTGCGCCGCCTCACCGATGATTTCCACTCGGAGCGCGTGCGCCTGGTGTTCTTCGGCGACCTGGCCGGGTTGCCGGATGAGCCCTGGCTGCTGCGTGAGCCGCGTGGCACCGCCGGGCTACCCGAGTTCGCGTCGTTCCTGCAGCACAACGACCCGGTGGCAGGCCGCCTGGCACCGGACAAGCTGCACCGCCTGTTCGGCGATGCCGCACCCGATGTGCGCTCCGCCGCGCTCATGCGGGTGGGCGCGGATGCGTTGCTGGCGATCGGCAGCGCCGATGCGGATCGCTTCCACCCTGGCATGGGCACGCTGTTCCTGGACATGATCTCCACCACCGTCGGCTCGGCGATCGAACGGGCCCGGAAGGCGGCGTGAGTCCGCGCGAGGCCGTCGAGGCCTTCCTGCGCCACTTCGCCGCCGAGCGGGCGCCCTCGGCGCATACGCTGGCCGCTTACCGGCGTGATCTGGAAAAGCTGCTTCGGTTTATGGAAGCCGATGGCCTGGAGTCATTCGACGGCCTGAGTCCCGAGCGTCTGCGCACCATGATCGCGCGTGAGCACCGGGGAAGCGGCAAGGGCAAGAACGACGGCCTGCAACCCGCCAGCCTGCAGCGACTGCTTTCCGCCTGCCGCAGCCTGTTCCGCTACCTCAGCCGCGAAGGCCAGCTCGCACACGACCCCGCCGCCGCGGTACGGGGGCCCAAGGTCCGCCGCAAGTTACCCGTGGTGCTGGATGCCGATGAGGCCAAGGAACTGGTGGAAACCAACCTGGGCGGCACCCTGGCCCCACGCGACAGCGCCATGATGGAACTGTTCTATTCCAGCGGGCTGCGCCTGGCTGAACTGTGTGGCCTGCGCTGGGGCGACCTGGACCTGGACGAGGGCCTGGTACGGGTGCTGGGCAAGGGCAACAAGACCCGCATCCTGCCGGTAGGTCGGTTTGCCATCGCGGCCTTGCGTGGCCTTGCCACGCTGGGCGGTGCCGGGCCGGAGATGGCCGTGTTCAAAGGCCGCGAGGGCGGCCCGATCAGTCCCCGAACCGTGCAGGCCCGGTTGGCCAAGCTATCGAGCGGCCATGCGAAGCGGGTGCATCCCCACATGCTTCGTCACACGTTCGCGAGCCACATGCTGGAATCCTCGGGCGACCTTCGATCCGTCCAGGAGTTGCTCGGCCACGCCGATATCGCCACCACGCAGATCTACACCCACCTGGATTTCCAGCACCTGGCCAGGGTGTACGACGCCGCCCACCCGCGGGCGAAGCGAAAGACGACAAAGCCCTGAGGCACGCGCCGGGCTTGGTTGGCGGGCGCGGCGGCCCCATTTCTGCGGTCTCCCACAAGGAATCCCCCATGGAATCGATGCACGCAACGACCATCGTCTGCGTCCGCCGCGGCGACAAGGTCGTCATCGGCAGCGACGGCCAGGTCACCCTTGGCAACACCGTCATGAAGTCGAACGCCCGCAAGGTGCGCCGCCTGGGCAAGGGCGACGTGCTGGCCGGGTTCGCCGGCGCCACTGCCGATGCCTTCACGCTCTTCGAGCTGTTCGAGGAGAAGCTGGTCAAGCACGGCTACAACCTCACCCGCGCCGCCGTGGAAATGGCCAAGGAATGGCGCACCGACCGCCGGCTGGGCCGCCTCGAGGCCATGCTGGCCGTGGCCGACAAGGAAGCCTCGCTCATCCTCTCCGGCAACGGCGACGTGCTCGAACCCGAGCACGGCCTGATCGCCATCGGTTCCGGTGGCCCCTACGCGCAGTCCGCCGCGCTGGCCCTGCTGGAGAATACCGATATGGATGCCCGCACGATCGCCGAAAAAGCGCTCAAGATCGCTGGCGATATCTGCATCTATACCAATCACAACGTTTCGATCGAAGAGCTCTGAGCCGATGTCTGAACTGACTCCCCGCGAAATCGTCAACGAACTCGACCGCTACATCGTCGGCCAGCAGGACGCGAAGCGCGCCGTGGCCATCGCCTTGCGCAACCGGTGGCGCCGCATGCAGCTGGAACCGGGCATGCGCGAAGAGGTCACCCCGAAAAACATCCTGATGATCGGCCCTACCGGCGTGGGCAAGACCGAAATCGCCCGCCGCCTGGCCACACTGGCCAACGCGCCGTTCGTCAAGGTCGAGGCCACCAAGTTCACCGAAGTGGGCTATGTCGGCAAGGATGTGGAGTCGATCATCCGCGATCTTGCCGATGTCTCGTACAAGCTGGTCCGCGACCAGGCGAAGGGCCGCGTGGCGAGCCAGGCCGAGGATGCCGCCGAGGATCGCCTGCTCGATGCCTTGCTGCCGCGACGCCAGCCCTCGGGCTGGGATGACACGGGTGCCTCTGCGCCGGCCATCGAGAACGACACCCGCCAGAAGCTGCGCAAGCAGCTGCGCGAAGGTGCCCTGGATGATCGCGAGATCGAGCTGGATTTCGCCATGAACGTGGGCGTGGAAATCATGACCCCGCCGGGCATGGAGGAGATGAGCCAGCAGCTGGGCAAGATGTTCCAGAACCTGGGCGGCCAGAAGTCGCAGAAGCGGAAGATGACCATCCGCCAGGCCCGCCCGCTGCTGATCGAGGAAGAAGCCGGCAAGCTGATCAACGACGACGAACTGCGCACCCGCGCCGTGGATAGCGCCGAGCAGAACGGCATCGTCTTCATCGACGAGATCGACAAGGTGGCCCAGCGCTCCGAATGGGGCGGCGCCGGCGTCAGCCGCGAGGGCGTGCAGCGCGACCTGCTGCCGCTGGTCGAGGGGTCCACCGTCTCGACCAAGTACGGCCCGATCAAGACCGACCACATCCTGTTTATCGCGTCGGGCGCATTCTCGCTGGCCAAGCCCTCCGACCTGATCCCCGAACTGCAGGGCCGCCTGCCCATCCGCGTGGAGCTGAACGCGCTTTCCGTGGACGATTTCAAGCGAATCTTGCGCGAGCCGAACAACGCGCTGACCAAGCAATATGTTGCACTGCTCAATACCGAGGGCGTGTCCCTGGACTTCACCGACACGGGCGTGGACCGCCTTGCCGACGTGGCCTTCCAGGTCAACGAGCGGACCGAGAACATCGGGGCGCGGCGCCTGCATACGGTCATGGAGCGCCTGCTGGAGCGGATCTCGTTCGAAGCAGCTGACAAATCCGGCGAAAAATACGTGATCGACGCCGAATATGTCGATAAAAACCTGTCTTCGCTCGTGAAGGACGAGGACCTCAGCCGTTACATCCTGTGAACTTACATCCTCTGAACATTGAAGGATGGTCCCTCCGGTAACATATTGACCACTATGGGCAAGGTTATCCAACTCAAAACGAACGGCCAGCGTGCGTCCCTGCGTGAAGCGCAGGACAGCGGCCAGCTCGTTCGTATCTGGCGCGACGAACTCGAACACGGCAGCTTCTGCGGCTACGTGGGCGGGGTCGGCCGCGAGTTCTTCCTTTTGTGGGTCATCGGCGACGGTGTCAGCTACGACGGCATGTACATCATGCGGCACCGCGACATCTCCGAATTCGAGGCACCGGACAAGCACGCCGGCTTCCTCGAGAAGGCGCTCGCCCTGAAAGGCATCGCCCCGACGCCGCCGGCCGATTTCCCCCTGGATGACATCACCCAGGTGGTGAAGGCAGCCGCCGCGCACGCGCCGGTCATCGGCGTGCACGTGGATAGCGAGGACGAGGCAGAGGTCTGCTACATCGGCCGCCTGGTCAGCGTGGACGATGATGGCTTCAACATGCAGGAAATCACCCCCGATGCGGAATGGCTGCGCGAGCCGTCGTTCTTCTCGTGGGATGAGGTCTCCACGGTGAGCATGGAAGACGCCTACGCCACCTCGCTCCTGGCCGTGGCCGGCGATCCGCCGCCGCTGGAGCAGGGCACGGGTGGTGGCTTCGGCCACGCGCCCTGATCTCAGACGATTCGATCTCTTTGTAGGAGCGCACCCTGTGCGCGATGCAGTTCGCGGTGACGCCACAGGACCTGTTGCCTGATCGCGAAAAGATGTCGCCCACAGGGTGGGCTCCTACCTGGCTCCAAGGCTCCAATGAACCGCCCGCGCCCCCTCGATATCACCCTGCACCAGGCCTCGCGCGTCCTCGAGGTCAGTTTCGATAACGGCGAGCATTTCCGGCTGCCCTACGAATACCTGCGGGTGAACTCACCCAGTGCCGAGGTGCAAGGCCACGGCAAGGGCCAGAAGGTGCTGGTGGCGGGCAAGAGAGATGTTGGCGTCACCGCCATCGAGCCCACCGGCCACTACGGCATCCTCATTCGCTTCGACGACGGCCACGCGACCGGCATCTTCGGTTGGGACACGCTGTACGACCTCGGCCGCACCCACGACACCGTGTGGCCCGCCTACCTCGCCGAGCTCGAGGCCAAGGGCCTTTCCCGCTGATGAAAGCATGCGCATGAAAGCATCGTGCGCAGCCAGGGCGTATATTTGCGCGCCATCCCCATTCCGGTCCCCCCAACGGAGCCTCGTGGCATGACGCGAATTGTTGTCGTCGGCAGCATCAACATGGACCTGGTCACCCTGGCCCCCCGCTTTGTCGGCCCGGGCGAGACCATCACCGGTGATCGCTTCCTCACTATCCCGGGCGGCAAGGGCGCCAATCAGGCCGTCGCCGCGGCCCGCCTCGGCGCGCAGGTGGCCATGGTCGGCAACATAGGCGATGACGCGTTCGGCCAGTCGCTGTATGACGGGCTGAAGGCAGAAGGCATCGATGTCAGCCACGTCACGCGCATTGAAGGCATTGGCAGCGGCACAGCGTCCATTACCGTGGCCGGTGGCGAGAACCAGATTGTCGTCGTGCCCGCCGCGAACGGTCGCGTCACGCCCGCGCAGGTGGAAGCCGCGCGCGATCTGATCCGCGGCGCGGATGCCTTGCTGGTCCAGCTCGAAATTCCTCTCGATGCCGTCGAAGCCACGCTGCGCATCGCGCACGACGAGGGCGTGCCCGTCATCCTGAACCCGGCGCCCGCACAAAAGCTGCCGCTTGAGTGGCTGAAGCAGGTGCGCTTCATCACGCCGAACCAGCACGAGCTAGCGATGGTGCTCGGTGCGCCGGCGGATACCGATTTCCGTGAACTGATGCGTCA
Above is a genomic segment from Luteibacter aegosomatissinici containing:
- the aroE gene encoding shikimate dehydrogenase; translation: MSAEAPRFAVFGHPIAHSLSPEIHGAFAKQLGIRLEYTTIDAAPADFDAAVRQFFAQGGVGANVTLPHKHAAFALADERSEAAVRTGVANTLTRLPDGRIAAHNTDGGGFVRDITERHGFDLRGHDALLLGAGGAAKAVAWALMDAGVQTLTIVNRTPERADEIADAIGEPARCHTRYWDGLAGECFDLVVNATSIGVTGGDFDLPMSIVQEHSTAYDLCYGAAAAGFKGWAVAAGVRPDWFRDGLGMLVEQAADAFERWHGQRPDTDPVYRELRQRY
- a CDS encoding lipocalin family protein: MSRFPAILLLMAGVAATGCAADAPLKTVDHVDLPRYMGTWYVIGTIPNMFERGKVATADEYRLRPDGTIDNWFHYRKGFDQPAKRWHGTAWLPDPRDASRWKVQLLWPFRSDYSILALSDDYRVSMVGLPSRKLLWVLAKDPVIDDAVYRRLLELAREQGYPVHQMRKVPQRPEDDGKPGYL
- a CDS encoding RimK family protein; amino-acid sequence: MSRLVIVVEKASDWGSYYPSADVVSAMDYLREPVGGDDERTHVINLCRSYKYLGTGYYVSLLAEARGHKVIPSVRTVNDLRRRSLYGLQIDDLNEKLENFLPAGGRDTTDFGVLVYFGETAFPDLQDLARQIFDHFPCPLMRIEFERERFWQISSVKPVGLHTLDDAQEDAFAAALEKFSRKIWRRPRARKQYRYDIAMLVDPNESMPPSNKKALKHFIEAGKHLGIDVDPIGKNDYQRLAEYDGLFIRETTASDNHTYRFAHRAEREGMVVMDDPTSILRCTNKIFLNDLMVSRKLATPKTEILYRDDIRRLRELPERLGLPIVLKIPDGSFSRGVVKVESAEALEKAASELFSHSALLIAQEYLYTEFDWRIGVLNHEPLYACQYFMSRGHWQIYNHGAKGTAKSGGFRTVPVREAPSDVVKLALKATQTIGDGLYGVDLKQVNERPVVIEVNDNPSIDAGVEDAYLGEDLYLRIMQEFLRRLELKRLGIQP
- a CDS encoding GNAT family N-acetyltransferase — encoded protein: MRPPPVTAAVRVRRAEVSDLDDLVALEEATFDTDRLSRAQYRKHLDSETAQVLVASANHRRFLGTAVVFYRKGTTVARLYSIATKPQARGKGVGSALIEAAEDAARARGCRALRLEVRKDNQVAIRLYERMGYHRIGEYAKYYGDGADALRLEKSL
- the lptM gene encoding LPS translocon maturation chaperone LptM, translated to MRRLILPLVLACAAAASLEGCGQKGDLFMPPPPAPGTTAKPAAAAPQGHTGQTLQDATSPHVEPARASTVDSPAPVSTSLSPYDPIIHQ
- the dapF gene encoding diaminopimelate epimerase, which translates into the protein MPSRFTKMHGIGNDFVIVDWREDAGRVPNAARIKAMADRHTGIGFDQLISIEPPRDPSCEFYYGIWNSDGSPSGQCGNGVRCVAAWLYRDGVIERDVPVRLESPSGPVVVRVLDESTVTVDMGEPDFTPAHIPLDHAPHATYTLHVDGEEVSFGAVSMGNPHGVVFVDDLADPRIERLGPLLTNHPIFPQGANIGFVQRTTADQLKLRVHERGSGWTRACGTGACAAAAVSQALGLAAPVVAVALPGGELTIEWHGPGHTLWMTGPAAFVFEGEV
- a CDS encoding DUF484 family protein, which gives rise to MTDTAIDGDIKPATVASYLRRHPGFLTDYPDLASELTLPGANGAAASLSVHQLRVLRDKNAQLETRLRELSTIAGENEALMRRVHGLMLALLGATDIEETVRNVVRRLTDDFHSERVRLVFFGDLAGLPDEPWLLREPRGTAGLPEFASFLQHNDPVAGRLAPDKLHRLFGDAAPDVRSAALMRVGADALLAIGSADADRFHPGMGTLFLDMISTTVGSAIERARKAA
- a CDS encoding tyrosine recombinase XerC; translated protein: MSPREAVEAFLRHFAAERAPSAHTLAAYRRDLEKLLRFMEADGLESFDGLSPERLRTMIAREHRGSGKGKNDGLQPASLQRLLSACRSLFRYLSREGQLAHDPAAAVRGPKVRRKLPVVLDADEAKELVETNLGGTLAPRDSAMMELFYSSGLRLAELCGLRWGDLDLDEGLVRVLGKGNKTRILPVGRFAIAALRGLATLGGAGPEMAVFKGREGGPISPRTVQARLAKLSSGHAKRVHPHMLRHTFASHMLESSGDLRSVQELLGHADIATTQIYTHLDFQHLARVYDAAHPRAKRKTTKP
- the hslV gene encoding ATP-dependent protease subunit HslV, coding for MESMHATTIVCVRRGDKVVIGSDGQVTLGNTVMKSNARKVRRLGKGDVLAGFAGATADAFTLFELFEEKLVKHGYNLTRAAVEMAKEWRTDRRLGRLEAMLAVADKEASLILSGNGDVLEPEHGLIAIGSGGPYAQSAALALLENTDMDARTIAEKALKIAGDICIYTNHNVSIEEL
- the hslU gene encoding ATP-dependent protease ATPase subunit HslU, encoding MSELTPREIVNELDRYIVGQQDAKRAVAIALRNRWRRMQLEPGMREEVTPKNILMIGPTGVGKTEIARRLATLANAPFVKVEATKFTEVGYVGKDVESIIRDLADVSYKLVRDQAKGRVASQAEDAAEDRLLDALLPRRQPSGWDDTGASAPAIENDTRQKLRKQLREGALDDREIELDFAMNVGVEIMTPPGMEEMSQQLGKMFQNLGGQKSQKRKMTIRQARPLLIEEEAGKLINDDELRTRAVDSAEQNGIVFIDEIDKVAQRSEWGGAGVSREGVQRDLLPLVEGSTVSTKYGPIKTDHILFIASGAFSLAKPSDLIPELQGRLPIRVELNALSVDDFKRILREPNNALTKQYVALLNTEGVSLDFTDTGVDRLADVAFQVNERTENIGARRLHTVMERLLERISFEAADKSGEKYVIDAEYVDKNLSSLVKDEDLSRYIL
- a CDS encoding gamma-butyrobetaine hydroxylase-like domain-containing protein — encoded protein: MNRPRPLDITLHQASRVLEVSFDNGEHFRLPYEYLRVNSPSAEVQGHGKGQKVLVAGKRDVGVTAIEPTGHYGILIRFDDGHATGIFGWDTLYDLGRTHDTVWPAYLAELEAKGLSR
- the rbsK gene encoding ribokinase, giving the protein MTRIVVVGSINMDLVTLAPRFVGPGETITGDRFLTIPGGKGANQAVAAARLGAQVAMVGNIGDDAFGQSLYDGLKAEGIDVSHVTRIEGIGSGTASITVAGGENQIVVVPAANGRVTPAQVEAARDLIRGADALLVQLEIPLDAVEATLRIAHDEGVPVILNPAPAQKLPLEWLKQVRFITPNQHELAMVLGAPADTDFRELMRQAPCPVVLTRGEDGAWFRDKDDEPRHQAGFKVDAVDSTGAGDTFNAALAVYLAEGLDVAVRKACATAAIAVSRLGAQGGMPRADEVAAFLESHP